TAttcgactaacaagggaagttaggcaacccgaaaattcagaaaattatgcaactttgtgtgcaagtagagttcATTATGCCtgcctaatccagatgaatgtgaccattttcacaagaaaataatataaaaaaaaaaatttttgcgtaaaatcaaaatctaaatttcgggcgaagccgagtagtaaagctagtacttTATAAAAGAAGGAATAGGACGACATTTATTTAATCGTACCTTTTGCcgtaatataatacaatagtcATAAGAATGTAAGCAAAGTTCTAATACTTATAAACGCATCCCTTAACGATGATATTTCGTTTCCAAGGTGGAAATGGGAAAACTGGAGGCGAAAACGATCGCTAAAGAGCGCCGATCGACGAGAAGCCCCATCAGGCGTAGCAAGAACCGAGCTGGCATAATCGAGAGCAGCGTGAAGATTTGCGGGGAATGCGGGGAAGAATTTTGCTTCGGTGAGTTCTGCGGCGACGTTACTTACGATCTGTTCGAAAGGGTCGCAGTTACGATAAAACAGCCGAAGGTGAAGATATCCGCGGACACTGAGGCGATAATAGCCAATATGGATCGTAAGGCGaagcgaaagaaaaagaaaaggatgAAGAGCAAAAGTAGAACGCCCAGAAGAAATGCCAGGCTACTGGTTCGAGGGAAAGGGAAGTCCGCCGGTAATGACTTGGAAAGGAGGAGCAGCAAGGACAAGATCGGGAATGGCGATAGCGATACGAAGCCA
Above is a genomic segment from Andrena cerasifolii isolate SP2316 chromosome 12, iyAndCera1_principal, whole genome shotgun sequence containing:
- the LOC143375063 gene encoding uncharacterized protein LOC143375063, with product MAFQLDDLLKDDKKDANLLPDLSRATCSSQEEFRRLLENCPEFKIKPEKVKKEDTKVRDKDFSWKPTRKELKAFGREWNYGNPIPPDMRSLNLRELQQVAIDWRMLTPLRPKHRQDEEMFSRLVEMGKLEAKTIAKERRSTRSPIRRSKNRAGIIESSVKICGECGEEFCFGEFCGDVTYDLFERVAVTIKQPKVKISADTEAIIANMDRKAKRKKKKRMKSKSRTPRRNARLLVRGKGKSAGNDLERRSSKDKIGNGDSDTKPIKPFKRKCSKYTKKGLRK